cactaggacggattcgaacctccgatcgatcgtccGACAAAGTGGGACATTTTACCCGCTGCGATATACTCGTCCAATTCTGCTTACAAAATGAAACGCGAACCGCTCGTCTCAGCTTTATCAGAGCACGTGTAACGAACATGTTCAGTGCCTCCGTTACGAAATATTACAGTGCCCCCGTAGCAAAATTCTTTTCCCCTGCATCACATCATGtattcctctttctttctcattcgTTTCCGTTTTCCCTCGTTATCGTATTTGATACCGCatttaaatgagaaaatggcGCCTAGTTCAACTAAGACGACTCCTGACCTGCAAGTTTAACTACATACCTGGTGTTTTGAAACTCAAAGAAATGTCGTGAGGGTACAACATACAGCTGCATGTCATTTTCAATTagtttgactcagttgagaatGGACGATCATGGAAGTCTTCGACAAATAAGACCTCACTATTCGGTGGATAAAGATTCTTCGTGGGTTTTATTCCAAGTTCATGATCAAAATCCTCTTATGCTACACTAAAATCGCAGTCGACATGAATAGAGAGGAGATAAAATCTCATTAAAAATGGCTAGTGCCACTCCCAAGGGAGCAACGTGAGGATTGAAATAGGATAAGATGTGGTTGGAAGTTGATGTCCTTCTCCGTTTTGCTGAGGGCATCGTATCCAGAACAGCAAGCACTATCCAGACGGAGCGAATACCGTCTGAACTAAAACAAGCGTTTAGAAAGATTGGTTCTCCGGTTCAACCTGTAAGAGACAATGTTATAAAGAACTGATGGGTTTCTCTGCTCCATTCACGCCAGTCAGAACGACTATGAAATGGAAGAGAGCGCGGCGTTGATCTTTCCCTATGCAAATGTGCCctcagaatcgtctgaggtttatgaacgcatgCGCAGCCTAGAGAATAACTTGCGGAAGAAAACCGATgcatcaagtcaatgttttcaaCCTCTCAGAGAAGACTGTACCAATTATGGACTCCGTAGACTGAAGCGCTGGTTCGAACCCTGCTTGTACTAAATACATATAAGTATATAAGCATAAAGCATATAAGTATGCGCCCCGCACGTGGCAGAAGTTATCTAGATACTGCGAGAAGGTGCCGTGGTCAAGTAAAGCGCCAAAGCCCAACCAACCAAAGTAGATCAAAGACGTAGAGGACGCATGTAATCTTTGTTAGAGGATCGATAGGCAGTTCAAAAGAAGACAtctcgcaggatatggaacaaTGACGAATTAATGGATTGTATGCGAGCCTTCGCCGCATATCGGGAAGGTTAGGCAGGGATATGTTCAACGAAGATCATTGAAGATCCAGGCAACCACATAACCAATAAATCCAGCCTGCCGATTAGGTTATGTAAGCCTATATATACACTGTTAGCTAGGTATTTTTTTACAGACGCGTAACCTTTAtcattttatagatttttaGTCTTTTTGACGATCCTCAATCACATTGATTTATTGAGGCACGTGAAAAAGCCCCACGtagtgtacgcgccgcatccacgaggaAGTGGTCCGGAATCGGTGAGGTCGCATAAGCAGCCCATTCAAGTAAAGATAATGAATTGAACTGAACATGTACAGAAGTGGGGGAACCTAACGCACTTTGCATGAACTAAGGTAGTTTCCGTGCTGTTTTTCAGCACAACTAGGGGGAATTGAACAGGGcagcgctcatactcgtaatgtTCACTTCGAACCCTAAATTTTCCATCAGATTTccgcactacgtcaatttcgtgacacgctgcctttaaagaacaaCTCAACAGCGGATTTGAAGTCAGTGAAAGAATTGAACAGTTTTGCTTCAAGAAATGCTGAAGAGCCGCAACAAGTGCTGGTCTGATGCGATAAAGTCTGGGGTATAGGATGGACGGGAGAGCATTTCCCGGTGCAGGGTCGAGCGACCGCATGAAGTTCGCGGGTACTCGCTTCGAAGGTGAGACCGCACACTTCTACATCAACGTTCGTTCTACacttttctattcattctaTCCACCATATCCTCCCTTTCtacattcttctattcaacGATCAAACGTCAAAGACCCTgcgacatttgaaaaaaatgtgcagtgAGGGGCCGGATATTGAGGCATTTCGTCAACAGCAGCTGGATCAAAGATGTCAATGTGAGTGATTGGATTCACCACGATATTAAACGTAACCCAGGAGACAGACTTCTTCGCCGAATTCACTGTCGAGAAATTTCACGGTGCTGGTGTCCGTCGCAGATGAAGAAAGCACTTGGCAACTCTTGCACGTGTCCCAGACAAACGGGACTCATACTGGTGTTTGTTCGAATGAATTGAAGAACGACACAGGCGAAGCTTACTCTGAGGCTCTTTTCTGAACCATACCACTCACTTGCAACACTtacattaaagaaaaaaacatctgcaaGTTCGTATGAGCGTCCTCAAGCCAGAAATATAAGGTTAGGGCGTTCCTGCGGATGAACGCCTtgaaatttgttattcctttaaAGCGTTGAATGTCTTTTGTCGAACATGAGTTAATAGTGGCCCAAACAGTCTCAAACAATTCGATACCAATAATAACACTATTGTTacaattactattattactattacttactgttgttattgttaatGTGTGGTGGATGAAGTTTATTTTGTTAGGCGTTACGGAGTGCCTGCAATTAAAGCGATATGAATAcctgcaaaatggaaaaatggaaagaactgCAATATACCATAGTCTATCTTCTGAGATGTGAGAACAGTGTTCTCCTCTTCCTCGGAAAAAGTTAAAGATTGATGGTGGAACATCTTCTGCCAGTTGCGTTCTGCACCGCAACTTCCTCCAAAGTTCTGTAAGATATctggaaaaagtaaaagttttgCATTGCAGCTTAGTGGATCCGAAAACGCCTCGAACTCTGCTAGTTGTCATCACTTTCCAGCTATGGTGCGATAGGACTCCACTGCTTTCAATGCCTCATCTGGCATTGAAAGCAGTGGAGTCAGTGTACTGTAGACGCCTCTCTGCATAGGATACCTAGCTGATATACGTTTAAGCAAATTCTGGACTATGTACTGTCGCACATGAGAGACACGTGAGCATGACATTCAGACAGCAACGTCAGCCAACAAATGAAATGTGCAAGACGACAGTTTCCTAGCTTTTTCGGTGTTGTTTCAATGGCACTAAAACTGCAACGATTAAATTGCATCGAACGATTTGTTGGTTCCTGCCTCCAAAATTCCACAAAGTTTTCACCGTGATGGCAAGATCGAAATTGTACCTGCTGGAAAtggatagaaaaaatataatggAATTGCATACACTTTAATGCGAACTGTGGTAGAAATAGATAAGCAAATTCGAATCATCCTACGTCCAGAGTTCTGACAAGAAAACGGGTCGCCCATCAATGGTCGATCACAATTATGATATTTAGAAACTCAAGTGACTAGCATCATTACCTGACAGTATTAGACAGATCAAAGCTTCTAATATTGTTCAGGTAAGACGCGAGTCTTTCTGAGTGATGTGATGAGGGATACGAGTTTATGTCAACATCACGGTCACCGTCGTCGACGCCAGTCTGTTCTCATGTCTCGTGATTCAACgaaataatttctggaaaagcttAGTGTATCTTAAGAGGATATCCTCATGGAATATTAGGAGGGTGGAAGAATAAGGTTGACCGGATAGGGGATGCCGTTGCGAATCTGTAAGCCCCACTCACGGGTGTAAGCACAAACACAGAAGGAGGATGTTACGATGTGACCATCCCCCATCACCCGCCCCACAGAAATATGCAAACAATCAATGTGGCGATACGGTAAAACACTAATTTGGAGATGATCTGATCTCTTTTGAGGATTGCTGAACaaaaaactaggaagaaaCATTCAGAATctatttcttctcctcttttctttcttcacctGTACATCCTTAACTTCTTTACTTTATAGTTTTATATAGTTTATATTGAAAAATAGCGCCGCATTTCTGCGAACAATTTAGCTACAGGGAGTTGGTCACATGgtggtttttgaaaaaaaggtaactttgaaaaaacacaTACGAAATTCAAGAGAAGCTCAAGCATGTATGAGCTAACGTACCGTGTCCGCTTCTACTCCataataattacaaaaaaaattaaatgttagGAAATGGAATTCATCTAATaagatgaaaagaaggaaataatatTCTCCAAGAGAATGTATCAGAATTTGTCCTAGTTGCACAGTCTCTGCAGTGCTCTTACAGACAAACATACTATAACAAAAAAGTGGACTTAGCGTTGAACGAACTAGACTGCAAACTTCTCATGTTGCCATCATAGGAGGGAGGGGTTTTTCTGGATGTGTCGTTTTCGCTTAATAAAGAGTACGCCAAAGATTATTGCAGACACGGATCCTCTTCTTTAATATGAAGCACAACGCAAGTGCAATTTAGTGAATACGGCTAGCAAGAACTGATCTGTGTAATTCGACTTTTCGCCTTGAGTCTGATCAGCGTTTCCCGACGATGATAGGAAATGGGATAGAAAAGGAGTGGTGTATGGGAAATATAAACTTGGTTCGAGTGGGTGCGTAGTGTGGCCCCTTAGGATCAGCAGTGTTATCAGTTTCGGTAGCAGCTCGATGGAGACGTTTTATGGCGATGACGGCACATCGCTCGATTCACATGCGGCAATCGATCGTTTCGTTTCTCAGATGGCGTTTGCCTTCATTGTTGGATCCGTGATCAAGTGAATTCCATCTCGTCCTCAACAACACACGCTCAGTAATGCCATTTCCCGACATTTGAATGAACTGTCATGAACGTGATCCGTAATCGGGGATAGCGATACTTCCAGGATTAGAGAGGTTCTCGAAGCTCATCGTAGCGACTGTATTCCGCGAAGCGCTGGGCAGAACGAGGGTGGAGACCGAAAAAATCACTAACGATGCAATCGATTGAATCTTTGTTAGATGCTAGtacgaaaaaatagaagttgaTGCGAGATAGCTCGTTCGACGATTCCTGGAATGTTCTGCTGTATATTGATATTATATAGCGGatatatcattattattttatttattattagttgGACATGTTTTTTGGAGCTAAAATACAAAGatgatcatttttttctaatttgctGCAGCGGTTAAGTAATTCTAACTTTCGTAACGtcgttttattttgtaaaaacaTGGCTGTAAGAATTTTCCGTTGTTTAAGAGGATAATTTTTtagtcaacttttttttattgtgtgCATCACAAGTGGTAATCAGTAGTTTCTGTGGTGCTTTTCTCCAAGAAAACTAACTAATGGTTGAATATGAACATAGCACTTAAAACAGCACACCTTTTTGAAAACTGTTCTTTATTCTCCACTTCTTATTACTTACCTATCATTTCCTTGTTATAGGtcgtctttttccttccttaaAACCTCGTTTTTATCTTGTTGCAGACATTCGAAGAGGGTGTAATTTATTACTGAAACATTCAGTTCTTCATTAGCAAATCAACACCTTTAATTGTGGCCATTGTTGTATTTTTGATAATCAATTAAGTTACGCGTTCAGGTCAGGCTTTCAGGTAACGCACAACGTCTGCTAACTAAAAGTGATCTCATTATTAATTTCAAGGGATTAAAACGGCAAGAAGAGCTCAACAAAATCGTATTGCTCAGTTGCAAAAAGGATTCCAATGAC
This is a stretch of genomic DNA from Necator americanus strain Aroian chromosome II, whole genome shotgun sequence. It encodes these proteins:
- a CDS encoding hypothetical protein (NECATOR_CHRII.G7250.T1), translating into MPDEALKAVESYRTIAGKYLTELWRKLRCRTQLAEDVPPSIFNFFRGRGEHCSHISEDRLWHSVTPNKINFIHHTLTITTFRRYSLRLDSACCSGYDALSKTEKDINFQPHLILFQSSRCSLGSGTSHF
- a CDS encoding hypothetical protein (NECATOR_CHRII.G7251.T1); the encoded protein is MGNINLVRVDGVCLHCWIRDQVNSISSSTTHAQIREVLEAHRSDCIPRSAGQNEGNAQRLLTKSDLIINFKGLKRQEELNKIVLLSCKKDSNDFRTDVMIAERKRITTGIYTR